The following are encoded together in the Notolabrus celidotus isolate fNotCel1 chromosome 9, fNotCel1.pri, whole genome shotgun sequence genome:
- the mier3b gene encoding mesoderm induction early response protein 3 isoform X2, producing the protein MLVHEYDDERTLEEEESLEGGGDFRSEIADLEKEGNMPLEELLAIYRYEASAGSSIDSSSGDLTDELPDMTLDKEEIAKDLLSGDYEEETQSSADDLTPSVTSHEATDFFPRTLRSNAISDGDKESECDDDGPSPEDSRKEIMVGTQYQAEVPTCLCHYKDGEKVYEDEDELLWSPGKLAENKVRSFLFDVLSRTTDEKTAGGDKPGFHVRDNEQALHELVKCNYNTREALERYCSRVKSSKEKSPPWSEEECKNFEHALQMYDKNFHLIQKHKVTTRTVAECVAFYYMWKKSERFDFFVQQNRFGKKKYSSYPGVTDLMDRLVDEAEGLAVDSSSSVCSGAGGGGRLETTTDQQLSLLNSITASDLTALSNTVATVCSPAEVSCLDSYSFPPLESLHRGSLNHDESLGFPSNGADPDCLNMLDAGFYHSDLGQLGGVCVNKDCERPSKRLKMALPDSFINDVSVGNLGVDFDARRTATHHHRITGAKMAVSVTDFGSLASSGEPNGFLGAHARHHTQHTAALQTE; encoded by the exons ATGTTAGTTCATGAGTATGATGACGAGAGGActctggaggaggaagagtctctggagggagggggggatttCCGCTCTGAGATTGCAGACCTAGAAAAG GAGGGGAACATGCCGTTGGAGGAACTTTTGGCCATCTATCGCTACGAGGCCTCAGCAGGCTCCAGTATAGACAGTTCCTCTGGAGACCTAACTGATGAGCTGCCTGACATGACTTTGGACAAG GAGGAAATAGCTAAAGACCTTCTGTCTGGAGACTATGAGGAAGAGACCCAGTCCTCCGCTGATGATCTGACCCCTTCTGTCACATCCCATGAGGCTACCGATTTCTTCCCAAGAACACTTCGAT ctAACGCTATATCTGATGGTGACAAGGAGTCAGAGTGTGATGATGATGGACCAAGCCCAGAGGACTCTAGGAAG GAAATAATGGTGGGGACACAGTACCAAGCAGAGGTTCCTACTTGCCTCTGTCACTACAAGGATGGGGAGAAAG TTTACGAAGATGAAGACGAGTTATTATGGAGCCCAGgtaaactggcagaaaacaaggTTAGGAGTTTCCTGTTTGATGTGTTGTCACGGACAACAGATGAAAAGACGGCGGGCGGTGATAAACCGGGGTTCCATGTCCGGGACAATGAGCAG GCTTTGCACGAGCTTGTCAAGTGCAACTACAACACCCGTGAAGCACTAGAGCGATACTGCAGCCGTGTGAAGTCTTCAAAAG AAAAATCACCACCGTGGTCAGAAGAGGAATGCAAGAACTTTGAACATGCACTACAGATGTATGATAAGAACTTTCACCtgatacagaaacacaaa GTCACAACACGAACGGTAGCAGAATGTGTGGCGTTTTACTACATGTGGAAAAAGTCGGAGCGCTTTGACTTCTTTGTGCAGCAGAATCGGTTTGGCAAGAAAAAGTACAGCAGCTATCCCGGTGTAAC TGACCTGATGGACCGGCTGGTGGATGAAGCAGAGGGACTGGCAGTGGACAGTTCCTCATCTGTGTGTTcaggagcaggtggaggaggaaggctGGAGACAACAACAGACCAACAACTCAGCCTGCTCAACTCCATCACTGCCAGTGACCTCACAG CCCTAAGTAACACTGTGGCCACAGTGTGCAGCCCTGCAGAGGTGAGTTGCCTGGATTCCTACAGCTTTCCTCCCCTGGAAAGTCTCCATCGCGGGTCCCTGAACCACGATGAATCCCTTGGGTTCCCTTCGAACGGCGCAGACCCCGACTGCCTCAACATGCTTGACGCTGGCTTCTACCACTCCGACCTGGGCCAGCTAGGTGGAGTGTGCGTCAACAAGGACTGCGAGCGACCCTCCAAGAGACTCAAGATGGCCCTGCCTGACTCCTTTATCAATGACGTGTCAGTGGGTAACCTCGGGGTGGACTTCGATGCCCGAAGGACAGCGACACATCACCACCGAATCACCGGCGCCAAAATGGCCGTGTCCGTCACAGACTTTGGGAGCTTGGCCAGCAGCGGGGAGCCTAACGGGTTTCTCGGAGCACATGCACGGCACCatacacagcacactgcagCACTTCAGACAGAGTGa
- the mier3b gene encoding mesoderm induction early response protein 3 isoform X1, translated as MAEASLGSSSPVGSLSSEDHDFDPTAEMLVHEYDDERTLEEEESLEGGGDFRSEIADLEKEGNMPLEELLAIYRYEASAGSSIDSSSGDLTDELPDMTLDKEEIAKDLLSGDYEEETQSSADDLTPSVTSHEATDFFPRTLRSNAISDGDKESECDDDGPSPEDSRKEIMVGTQYQAEVPTCLCHYKDGEKVYEDEDELLWSPGKLAENKVRSFLFDVLSRTTDEKTAGGDKPGFHVRDNEQALHELVKCNYNTREALERYCSRVKSSKEKSPPWSEEECKNFEHALQMYDKNFHLIQKHKVTTRTVAECVAFYYMWKKSERFDFFVQQNRFGKKKYSSYPGVTDLMDRLVDEAEGLAVDSSSSVCSGAGGGGRLETTTDQQLSLLNSITASDLTALSNTVATVCSPAEVSCLDSYSFPPLESLHRGSLNHDESLGFPSNGADPDCLNMLDAGFYHSDLGQLGGVCVNKDCERPSKRLKMALPDSFINDVSVGNLGVDFDARRTATHHHRITGAKMAVSVTDFGSLASSGEPNGFLGAHARHHTQHTAALQTE; from the exons ATGGCGGAG GCTTCCCTAGGGAGTTCAAGTCCAG ttGGCTCTTTATCGTCAGAAGACCATGACTTTGACCCAACGGCAGAAATGTTAGTTCATGAGTATGATGACGAGAGGActctggaggaggaagagtctctggagggagggggggatttCCGCTCTGAGATTGCAGACCTAGAAAAG GAGGGGAACATGCCGTTGGAGGAACTTTTGGCCATCTATCGCTACGAGGCCTCAGCAGGCTCCAGTATAGACAGTTCCTCTGGAGACCTAACTGATGAGCTGCCTGACATGACTTTGGACAAG GAGGAAATAGCTAAAGACCTTCTGTCTGGAGACTATGAGGAAGAGACCCAGTCCTCCGCTGATGATCTGACCCCTTCTGTCACATCCCATGAGGCTACCGATTTCTTCCCAAGAACACTTCGAT ctAACGCTATATCTGATGGTGACAAGGAGTCAGAGTGTGATGATGATGGACCAAGCCCAGAGGACTCTAGGAAG GAAATAATGGTGGGGACACAGTACCAAGCAGAGGTTCCTACTTGCCTCTGTCACTACAAGGATGGGGAGAAAG TTTACGAAGATGAAGACGAGTTATTATGGAGCCCAGgtaaactggcagaaaacaaggTTAGGAGTTTCCTGTTTGATGTGTTGTCACGGACAACAGATGAAAAGACGGCGGGCGGTGATAAACCGGGGTTCCATGTCCGGGACAATGAGCAG GCTTTGCACGAGCTTGTCAAGTGCAACTACAACACCCGTGAAGCACTAGAGCGATACTGCAGCCGTGTGAAGTCTTCAAAAG AAAAATCACCACCGTGGTCAGAAGAGGAATGCAAGAACTTTGAACATGCACTACAGATGTATGATAAGAACTTTCACCtgatacagaaacacaaa GTCACAACACGAACGGTAGCAGAATGTGTGGCGTTTTACTACATGTGGAAAAAGTCGGAGCGCTTTGACTTCTTTGTGCAGCAGAATCGGTTTGGCAAGAAAAAGTACAGCAGCTATCCCGGTGTAAC TGACCTGATGGACCGGCTGGTGGATGAAGCAGAGGGACTGGCAGTGGACAGTTCCTCATCTGTGTGTTcaggagcaggtggaggaggaaggctGGAGACAACAACAGACCAACAACTCAGCCTGCTCAACTCCATCACTGCCAGTGACCTCACAG CCCTAAGTAACACTGTGGCCACAGTGTGCAGCCCTGCAGAGGTGAGTTGCCTGGATTCCTACAGCTTTCCTCCCCTGGAAAGTCTCCATCGCGGGTCCCTGAACCACGATGAATCCCTTGGGTTCCCTTCGAACGGCGCAGACCCCGACTGCCTCAACATGCTTGACGCTGGCTTCTACCACTCCGACCTGGGCCAGCTAGGTGGAGTGTGCGTCAACAAGGACTGCGAGCGACCCTCCAAGAGACTCAAGATGGCCCTGCCTGACTCCTTTATCAATGACGTGTCAGTGGGTAACCTCGGGGTGGACTTCGATGCCCGAAGGACAGCGACACATCACCACCGAATCACCGGCGCCAAAATGGCCGTGTCCGTCACAGACTTTGGGAGCTTGGCCAGCAGCGGGGAGCCTAACGGGTTTCTCGGAGCACATGCACGGCACCatacacagcacactgcagCACTTCAGACAGAGTGa